The window ACTTTAAACTTGAACCGTAGGTGAATGTACAATCCTTTTTCAttgataaataatatatattgatatataattgataaatacatttttattttttaatattgtttgcaATTAAATTCAAAGTTATAAAGTATGCCTCGTTTAATCACGttttcggtaaaaaaaaaaaaaatgccattccaTGACGTCGTTTTAATGACGCTTCTAAAAACTTTGTTGCACAAATCAGCTTTGCTGGCAGTTATTATGTAATGCAGAGAATCCAAATAAGtgtaaaaatcagacattgcgATCACGGTGCAGACCCCCGGAATAAATCAATACAAACTCAAGTGATGACAACGCATGTATGAACTCTAATATGCATCCTTACAGTCCAGTTTCATGTATAGCGTTACCTGTAGGCCCAGGGCGAAACGCTGAGGAGGTTGAGCGGGAGTCGACTCTCGCTCTCCGCCGCCGACGATCGCCCGGGGGCGGCGCTGGGGCAGCTCCGGTTGACGCTGCCTTGGGGCTCCAGCTGCAGGGCGTGGTGGAAAGCGCTCAGCACGCCGACCGACAGGCGCCCGAACATCTGCTCCAGGATCTCCTCGGGAAGGTCCAGACAAGAGCGGGTCCGGACCACTTTTCTCACGCGGCCGGCCGCGGGGGCCGCGCCGCCGGCGAGGAGCGGCAGCGCGGCCGCCGCCAGGAGGAAGACGCGGATCCCGGAGGTCATGACGAGCTTTCCGGTGACTCCACTCCGACCGAGTCAAGTGGGAACGTGCGCGCTCATCGCACTCGTGGCAATTAAAAGTTGGCCTTTCGCTCCGAGCGGGAGTGAGAACCTCTGTCTCCTCTCCACGAAAACACAACGTCTCGCGTGGGAGTGGGAGGTGCACACGGGGTGCAGCTGTGTGCATCACTTGATGATTATGCATGGATCATATTTAATGCGTATTTAGACTGGCATGCCACTTGATTAGCTACGTAA of the Syngnathoides biaculeatus isolate LvHL_M chromosome 14, ASM1980259v1, whole genome shotgun sequence genome contains:
- the il17d gene encoding interleukin-17D translates to MTSGIRVFLLAAAALPLLAGGAAPAAGRVRKVVRTRSCLDLPEEILEQMFGRLSVGVLSAFHHALQLEPQGSVNRSCPSAAPGRSSAAESESRLPLNLLSVSPWAYRISYDPNRYPRHIPEAYCLCKGCLTGPHRQESRYHRSTPVYAPSVVLRRSGSCVGGRHSYSEVYVSIAVGCTCVPLLDKDRALQNTTRTLDSWRTAKSKAQRSRG